The following coding sequences are from one Rathayibacter sp. SW19 window:
- a CDS encoding HNH endonuclease: MQYLLAIGAVIVVIALLITFWYIAVPIALIVVLAFVLPRLIRTIRKNRYFASEEFLAKKAEIASVVAEHNEVAAYTSEIREGAKFQLGISSTGTNSQLASFENTSVHKYRRDRNVASYQAPNVHNCSLQVVRNASADPIKYLMKYFEIKADEANLADVENLGDAIARLEDAVDNLHQRESGITASIEPPAFILKHYSDEFMGQVGVELSPIKVPYPVYAFEYVSAGGNSSQRTTVTLNTETIDILVGTMSQKIRFNKSAAGQRALMTAKLRTFIKTRDHHTCRFCSVSLAAEPHLLLEVDHVVPVSKGGMTTEENLQTLCWRCNRSKSNKTLPV; the protein is encoded by the coding sequence GTGCAATACCTCTTGGCAATCGGGGCCGTGATAGTCGTGATCGCCCTCCTGATCACGTTCTGGTACATCGCTGTGCCGATTGCTTTGATCGTCGTGTTGGCGTTCGTGCTGCCTCGGCTCATCCGAACCATCCGAAAGAACCGCTACTTCGCGAGCGAAGAGTTCCTCGCGAAGAAGGCCGAGATCGCCTCGGTCGTCGCCGAACACAATGAGGTTGCCGCGTACACATCCGAGATTCGCGAAGGAGCGAAGTTTCAGCTCGGGATCTCCTCAACCGGAACGAACTCGCAACTCGCCTCATTCGAGAACACAAGCGTGCACAAGTACCGCCGCGATCGCAACGTGGCGAGCTACCAGGCTCCGAACGTCCACAACTGTTCACTGCAGGTCGTTCGGAACGCAAGCGCCGACCCCATCAAATACCTGATGAAGTACTTTGAGATCAAAGCGGACGAGGCCAACCTCGCCGACGTCGAAAACCTCGGTGATGCCATCGCTCGACTTGAAGACGCCGTCGACAACCTTCACCAGCGCGAATCCGGAATCACCGCATCAATCGAGCCGCCTGCGTTCATCCTGAAGCATTACTCGGACGAGTTTATGGGACAAGTCGGAGTCGAGCTCTCGCCCATCAAGGTTCCGTACCCTGTCTACGCCTTCGAATACGTGAGCGCAGGCGGCAATAGCTCACAGCGGACGACCGTCACCCTGAACACCGAAACGATCGACATCCTCGTCGGTACGATGTCCCAGAAGATCCGCTTCAACAAGTCAGCTGCAGGCCAGCGTGCGCTCATGACCGCCAAGCTCCGCACCTTCATCAAGACTCGCGATCATCACACCTGTCGGTTCTGTTCGGTCTCGCTTGCGGCCGAGCCACACCTCCTTCTGGAGGTGGACCACGTCGTCCCCGTTTCAAAGGGCGGGATGACAACCGAGGAGAACCTGCAGACGCTCTGCTGGCGATGCAATCGGTCCAAGTCGAACAAGACCCTGCCCGTCTAG